The Planktothrix tepida PCC 9214 DNA segment CCCCGACTAAACTTTTTAGAAGAACATCTTCGAGTTGCCAAGCTTCCTGAAAATAATTGATCAGGGTTTGGCGATCGCAACAATCTAGTTTGGGAGGACAATTATATACAAGGGTGTTCATGGGTAATGACGATGAATTTTTTCTCAAAATAAAATCCAAAAATCGGGCTTTATTGTTCAATTTTATCAACAAAATCGTTTCCAGCTTGACAAAGAATTAACCCAAACCATTGTTTTGGATCAGTCCAAATTTTTACGGTTTTGAGGTGCTTGTACTCCAGTTGTTTTTGTAGAGATGCTAAATCAAATTTGCGAGAAATTTCTGTGAGAATGGATTCTCCCTTAGCTAAGAAAATTTTAAAATCTAAACGGTCTAGGGATACCCAATGACTCTTTTGGCAATTCAGATACATCTCGATTTGATGATCCTCTTGATTGTAAATCGCTTGATGGGTGAATGAATTTAGGTCAAAATTGCCTTGAAAACGCCAATTCAAATGGGAAAGCATATTAAGATTAAAAGCTGCGGTAACGCCCTGACTATCGTTATAAGCTGGCTCTAATATTTCTTTGGGTTTTTGTAAATCAATTCCTAATAGGAAGTAATCACCGGGTTGTAATGTTTTGGCAATTTGACTTAAGAAAATATCACAGTCTCTAGGATTAAAATTCCCCATAGAACTCCCTAAGAAAAAAATTATCCGTGATGATACTGGGGTTGATTCTAGCTTAACCAGGGCTTGTTCGTAGGTTCCGATTAATCCTTGAATTGAGAAAGTCGGATATTGTTGTTGTAGTTTGACAACGGTAGAGTTAAGTATGCCACCGCTTACATCAATGGGAATATATTGAGATTGATTGGCAATTTTTTGATAAGCATCTAACAGAAATAGTGTTTTTGTAGAACTGCCACTCCCTAATTCTACCAGTTCACAACCCCCTGTAATTTGAGCAATTTCATCGGCATATTGGCTCAAAATTGAGGCTTCTGTTCGAGTGGGGTAATATTCGGGTAACTCGCAAATTTGTTCAAATAAATTTGATCCGTGATCGTCGTAAAAATATTTGGGCGGTAAATACTTAAATTCGTTAGTTAATCCTTGAATAACATCTTCACCCTCCCGATTTAGATGTTGATTTGATTTATCAATACTTTGCAAACAAGTTGTTAACATCACGTTCCCTTTTTTTAATTTTAAATTTTCTATCAACATAATTTCATACTCAAAATCAATCGTCAAGATTTGCTTTTAAAAACTTTACATTTTAAAAAGCAAAAAAATAGCCAAATTTGTGTATTGCTTAAGTAGAGTTTAAGCATACATTTGTGTTAATTTAAGCTAAAAATTACTGATTAAATCTGAGATTATATCCTCCTGAGTTACTGTTTTAAGGGAAAATTTAAATCCTGTTCTATCCTTTTTAAAGGGGTTATAGGGTATCTAATACTCAAGATTAAGTTAAAGTATTATCACCCTTCCCTATTCCCTTCAAATCATATTTTTTTGCCCTGAACGAATCGGAATGCTAGATTTAATTGTTGGCAGCTTTCTGACTTTGTTTATAGTGTTCTGGGTCGGTTCGGAGATCGACATACAAGAAATCGATACCCTCTTGTTCTAGGAGTTCTAATATGGCTAGGTTCAAATTTTTCTCTGCATCAAAGTAGAGATTGTCATCATTAACAAAAGCAACGATGTTAATCACACGGGCATTATTTTCAATCTTGCTAAACCGAACAATCATCTCTTTAGACAAGCCCTTAATAAATGTGGGCATTTCTCGAATTGCATCACAGATTCGGGCGGTTTGCTTGGCTGAAATACTATCAATTTTGAGCGTTAAACTAATACCCCACTTTAATTCATCACCTGGATTTTGTGACCAATTTTCTACAATTCCCGTAATCATTTTAGAGTTAGGCATTTTCACAATTGAACCCCATTGATAGACATGGAGGGTTGTTGTTCTAAATCCTATACTCATGATCTGTACAAAACCCTGTAATCCTGAGACTGAAACCCAATCTCCTTCTCGATAAAGATTATCAGAATAGATAATAATGGTACAAAACCAGTCATAAACAATATCTTTCAACAGCAAACCCAAAGTAATCCCAGCACCTCCTAAT contains these protein-coding regions:
- a CDS encoding mechanosensitive ion channel family protein, with the translated sequence MEQILNTLKNINIDVSGVPVGKIILVILILTITQVFRRFLIEAIIKRIEYLTRKTESTLDDELIAILKPALSWLILIGGLWLVKEILATNIGPQLSEAITKILNLIVFFIVAYVIYRSASIFGQIIANVMLRTETELDELLRPLMPKIFQSAAIIVLTIKVSEIFLGQSAAALVGLLGGAGITLGLLLKDIVYDWFCTIIIYSDNLYREGDWVSVSGLQGFVQIMSIGFRTTTLHVYQWGSIVKMPNSKMITGIVENWSQNPGDELKWGISLTLKIDSISAKQTARICDAIREMPTFIKGLSKEMIVRFSKIENNARVINIVAFVNDDNLYFDAEKNLNLAILELLEQEGIDFLYVDLRTDPEHYKQSQKAANN
- the egtD gene encoding L-histidine N(alpha)-methyltransferase; protein product: MLIENLKLKKGNVMLTTCLQSIDKSNQHLNREGEDVIQGLTNEFKYLPPKYFYDDHGSNLFEQICELPEYYPTRTEASILSQYADEIAQITGGCELVELGSGSSTKTLFLLDAYQKIANQSQYIPIDVSGGILNSTVVKLQQQYPTFSIQGLIGTYEQALVKLESTPVSSRIIFFLGSSMGNFNPRDCDIFLSQIAKTLQPGDYFLLGIDLQKPKEILEPAYNDSQGVTAAFNLNMLSHLNWRFQGNFDLNSFTHQAIYNQEDHQIEMYLNCQKSHWVSLDRLDFKIFLAKGESILTEISRKFDLASLQKQLEYKHLKTVKIWTDPKQWFGLILCQAGNDFVDKIEQ